A single window of Nicotiana tomentosiformis chromosome 1, ASM39032v3, whole genome shotgun sequence DNA harbors:
- the LOC104105309 gene encoding soluble inorganic pyrophosphatase 6, chloroplastic-like: protein MAAARVMVSASNTVTALLLSKGPLRRPNSFSLCFRNGPVQKRRLFTCSAIYNPQLQTKEEGQPETLDYRVFLEDNSGKKLSPWHDIPLHLGDGVFNFVVEIPKESSAKMEVATDEQHTPIKQDTKKGKLRYYPYNIHWNYGLLPQTWEDPSFANSEVEGAFGDNDPVDVVEIGKSRGKIGQVLKVKPLAALAMIDEGELDWKIVAISLDDPRASLVNDVDDVEKHFPGTLTAIRDWFRDYKIPDGKPANRFALGNKPANKDYALKVITETNESWAKLVKRSIPAGELSLV from the exons ATGGCGGCGGCAAGAGTGATGGTATCAGCCAGCAACACTGTAACAGCTTTGCTTCTATCGAAAGGTCCATTACGAAGGCCCAATAGTTTCAGTCTTTGCTTCAGAAACGGACCTGTGCAAAAGAGGCGTCTTTTCACTTGCAGTGCTATCTACAATCCCCAGCTTCAGACCAAAGAAGAAGGACAGCCCGAAACCCTAGATTACCGTGTCTTTCTAGAGGACAATTCCGGCAAAAAG TTATCCCCCTGGCATGACATACCACTACATTTGGGTGATGGAGTTTTCAATTTTGTTGTTGAAATACCTAAAGAATCAAGTGCTAAGATGGAAGTTGCTACAGATGAGCAACACACTCCAATTAAACAAGACACAAAGAAGGGGAAACTTCGATACTATCC ATATAACATTCACTGGAACTATGGATTGCTTCCTCAAACATGGGAAGATCCTTCTTTTGCAAACTCTGAAGTTGAGGGGGCATTTGGAGATAATGACCCCG TTGATGTTGTTGAGATTGGGAAAAGCCGTGGCAAAATTGGCCAGGTTCTGAAGGTCAAACCTTTAGCTGCTCTGGCAATGATTGATGAAGGAGAACTTGACTGGAAGATAGTTGCTATTTCCCTAGACGATCCAAGAGCTTCACTTGTTAATGATGTTGATGATGTAGAGAAACATTTTCCG GGCACTCTCACAGCAATCAGGGACTGGTTTAGAGACTATAAGATACCTGACGGAAAACCTGCCAATAGGTTTGCTCTTGGCAACAAGCCAGCAAACAAG GATTACGCGCTTAAGGTTATTACAGAAACCAATGAATCTTGGGCAAAGCTTGTCAAGAGATCTATCCCTGCTGGTGAGCTTTCACTTGTATAG